One window of Quercus robur chromosome 12, dhQueRobu3.1, whole genome shotgun sequence genomic DNA carries:
- the LOC126708729 gene encoding nodulin homeobox-like isoform X11 yields MAWMLQLIDIKVNIPRFSRMTLAMEEPSCSSAVEAIDLISAVKGLHGLSSLELHKLLRDSENFTIHYLNKKGSSIKIDMEKLASFLPLHLMAVLMSSDKDETLFRYLLSGIRLLHSLCDLAPRHAKLEQILLDDVKVTEQLLDLVFYLLIVLGGYKQETRNDSMPLMHSAMVACSLYLLTGCICSQWPDLAHVLLAHPKELCEKGCVLFLARAILKLNVTPPFVESSRVVAAVSRLKAKVLSILLSLCESESLSYLDDVASSPGSLDLAKSVALEVFGLLKTELGRDPKHLASCSDRCYPMGFLQLNAMRLADIFSDDSNFHSYITIYFTKVLTAIFSLPHGDFVSSWCSSNLPVREDDSTLEYDSFAAAGWVLDKFSSLDQPNETNLEFTLIPNSIRQASYAHQRTSLFVKIIANLHCFNPNICEEQERNLFLHKFVECLKMDLSKSLPGFSFTSDAPKAASVCRNLRSLLSHAESLIPNFLNEEDVQLLRVFFNQLQSLITSADFEEKQVQEAQSPEGCSSPFLRKEPPNSNGQHGNLEKEMFKDSAFQEMDQFCIKSGHVEHGDDMITQDRREGKGISSTRASEGLREMDRDAQNIETSGSDTSSTRGKNAIDQMDNGEFLKSSEYVKESGSGGDTEDKQVETIQCEEKQQRKRKRTLMNDRQMNMIERALLDEPDMQRNAASVQSWAHKISLHGSKVTSAQLKNWLNNRKVRLARARAAKAVRAALEVENGLQDKHSSLRLANDSPESPGEDSYVPRDAFGDPQSILGASDGENSMIVQSNFIVVGRADFVQCKPGQCVMFVNVKGEEIGKGKVYQMHGEWYGWKLKERKTCVLDVYELKVEKGTILPHPSKSTGMSFEEAETKIGVVRVLWDLSKIFTIRPQ; encoded by the exons ATGGCATGGATGCTTCAATTAATTGATATAAAAGTAAACATTCCTAG ATTTTCAAGAATGACGCTTGCTATGGAAGAACCATCATGTAGTTCTGCAGTA GAAGCCATTGACTTAATTTCAGCAGTGAAGGGGTTGCATGGGCTTAGCTCCCTGGAACTTCATAAGTTATTGAGGGACTCCGAAAACTTCACTATTCACTACCTTAATAAAAAGGGGTCATCAATTAAG ATTGATATGGAGAAGCTTGCATCATTTCTTCCCTTACACCTTATGGCAGTGCTTATGTCATCTGACAAAGATGAAACCCTGTTCAGATACTTGTTATCCGGCATTCGTCTCTTACATTCATTGTGTGATTTAGCACCTCGACACGCTAAACTTGAGCAG ATTTTGCTAGATGATGTCAAGGTGACAGAGCAGCTGCTTGACCTGGTGTTTTATTTGCTAATTGTTCTTGGTGGTTATAAACAG GAAACCCGTAATGACTCCATGCCCCTTATGCATTCAGCAATGGTGGCATGCAGTCTATATCTATTAACAGGATGTATATGTTCACAATGGCCAGATCTTGCTCATGTATTGCTTGCACACCCTAAG GAACTATGTGAAAAGGGTTGTGTTCTGTTTTTGGCGCGAGCCATCTTGAAGCTAAATGTCACACCACCTTTTGTAGAATCCTCTAGAGTTGTGGCTGCTGTATCTAGGCTGAAAGCTAAAGTCCTATCAATT CTGTTGAGTCTGTGTGAATCAGAAAGCCTCTCTTACTTGGATGACGTTGCTAGTTCACCAGGGAGCCTGGATTTGGCAAAATCTGTAGCTTTAGAG GTTTTTGGGTTATTGAAGACTGAGCTTGGTAGAGATCCCAAACATCTTGCTTCCTGCTCTGACAGATGTTACCCCATGGGTTTTTTACAACTCAATGCAATGCGCCTAGCTGACATCTTCTCAGATGATTCAAACTTTCATTCTTACATTACAATATACTTT aCAAAAGTTCTGACTGCAATATTTTCACTTCCTCATGGAGATTTCGTATCTAGTTGGTGTTCTTCTAACCTCCCAGTAAGGGAAGACGATTCTACTCTTGAGTATGATTCATTTGCAGCAGCTGGATGGGTTTTGGATAAATTTTCATCATTGGACCaaccaaatgaaacaaatttGGAATTTACTTTAATTCCCAATAGCATACGTCAGGCTTCCTATGCGCATCAGAGAACATCATTATTTGTCAAAATAATAGCAAATCTTCATTGTTTTAATCCCAACATCTGTGAAG AGCAGGAGCGGAACCTCTTCCTTCACAAGTTTGTAGAGTGCTTGAAAATGGATCTATCAAAATCATTGCCTGGTTTCTCCTTTACTTCTGATGCTCCAAAAGCTGCCAGTGTTTGCAGGAATCTGC GTTCATTGCTAAGTCATGCAGAATCTTTAATTCCTAATTTTTTGAACGAGGAAGATGTACAGCTTCTAAG GGTGTTCTTTAACCAATTACAATCATTAATTACTTCTGCTGACTTTGAGGAAAAACAAGTGCAG GAGGCTCAGAGTCCAGAGGGATGCTCATCACCTTTTCTGAGGAAAGAACCTCCAAATTCTAATGGCCAACATGGTAACTTAGAGAAGGAAATGTTCAAGGATTCTGCTTTTCAAGAAATGGACCAGTTTTGCATCAAAAGTGGACATGTGGAACATGGTGATGATATGATAACGCAAGATAGGAGGGAGGGTAAAGGTATATCCAGTACAAGAGCATCTGAAGGTTTGAGAGAAATGGACAGAGATGCTCAGAATATTGAAACAAGTGGTTCAGATACGAGTTCCACTAGAGGAAAGAATGCCATTGATCAAATGGACAATGGTGAGTTCCTGAAATCAAGTGAGTACGTAAAAGAAAGTGGATCTGGTGGAGATACAGAGGACAAACAAGTTGAAACCATTCAATGTGAAGAAAAGCAGCAAAGAAAACGGAAACGAACTTTAATGAATGATAGACAGATGAATATGATCGAGAGGGCTCTCTTAGATGAACCTGATATGCAGAGAAACGCAGCTTCCGTACAATCATGGGCTCATAAAATAAGTCTTCAT GGTTCAAAGGTTACATCTGCACAGCTAAAGAACTG GCTGAACAACCGGAAAGTCAGGCTAGCTCGTGCCCGTGCGGCTAAGGCTGTTCGTGCAGCACTAGAGGTTGAAAATGGTCTTCAAGACAAGCACAGTTCACTGAGACTAGCCAATGACTCACCTGAGAGTCCTGGTGAAGATTCTTATGTCCCAAGAGATGCTTTTGGAGATCCTCAAAGCATTCTGGGAGCTAGTGATGGTGAAAACTCTATGATTGTCCAGTCAAACTTTATTGTTGTTGGCCGCGCAGATTTTGTCCAGTGCAAGCCAGGTCAGTGTGTAATGTTTGTAAATGTGAAAGGAGAGGAGATTGGTAAGGGAAAGGTGTATCAGATGCATGGTGAATGGTATGGATGGAAGTTGAAGGAACGAAAGACATGCGTGCTGGATGTTTATGAGCTTAAGGTTGAGAAAGGGACTATTCTTCCTCACCCTTCTAAATCTACAGGCATGTCATTTGAAGAGGCTGAAACAAAGATAGGGGTAGTTAGAGTGTTGTGGGATTTAAGCAAAATATTCACTATCCGACCTCAGTGA
- the LOC126708729 gene encoding nodulin homeobox-like isoform X2, whose product MTLAMEEPSCSSAVEAIDLISAVKGLHGLSSLELHKLLRDSENFTIHYLNKKGSSIKIDMEKLASFLPLHLMAVLMSSDKDETLFRYLLSGIRLLHSLCDLAPRHAKLEQILLDDVKVTEQLLDLVFYLLIVLGGYKQETRNDSMPLMHSAMVACSLYLLTGCICSQWPDLAHVLLAHPKVDVFMDAAFGAVLVAIRFLDIKLSAQYPVSCMKSNLTAEQIVNYLCQQCEASLQFLQSLCQQKMFLERLLRNKELCEKGCVLFLARAILKLNVTPPFVESSRVVAAVSRLKAKVLSILLSLCESESLSYLDDVASSPGSLDLAKSVALEVFGLLKTELGRDPKHLASCSDRCYPMGFLQLNAMRLADIFSDDSNFHSYITIYFTKVLTAIFSLPHGDFVSSWCSSNLPVREDDSTLEYDSFAAAGWVLDKFSSLDQPNETNLEFTLIPNSIRQASYAHQRTSLFVKIIANLHCFNPNICEEQERNLFLHKFVECLKMDLSKSLPGFSFTSDAPKAASVCRNLRSLLSHAESLIPNFLNEEDVQLLRVFFNQLQSLITSADFEEKQVQEAQSPEGCSSPFLRKEPPNSNGQHGNLEKEMFKDSAFQEMDQFCIKSGHVEHGDDMITQDRREGKGISSTRASEGLREMDRDAQNIETSGSDTSSTRGKNAIDQMDNGEFLKSSEYVKESGSGGDTEDKQVETIQCEEKQQRKRKRTLMNDRQMNMIERALLDEPDMQRNAASVQSWAHKISLHGSKVTSAQLKNWLNNRKVRLARARAAKAVRAALEVENGLQDKHSSLRLANDSPESPGEDSYVPRDAFGDPQSILGASDGENSMIVQSNFIVVGRADFVQCKPGQCVMFVNVKGEEIGKGKVYQMHGEWYGWKLKERKTCVLDVYELKVEKGTILPHPSKSTGMSFEEAETKIGVVRVLWDLSKIFTIRPQ is encoded by the exons ATGACGCTTGCTATGGAAGAACCATCATGTAGTTCTGCAGTA GAAGCCATTGACTTAATTTCAGCAGTGAAGGGGTTGCATGGGCTTAGCTCCCTGGAACTTCATAAGTTATTGAGGGACTCCGAAAACTTCACTATTCACTACCTTAATAAAAAGGGGTCATCAATTAAG ATTGATATGGAGAAGCTTGCATCATTTCTTCCCTTACACCTTATGGCAGTGCTTATGTCATCTGACAAAGATGAAACCCTGTTCAGATACTTGTTATCCGGCATTCGTCTCTTACATTCATTGTGTGATTTAGCACCTCGACACGCTAAACTTGAGCAG ATTTTGCTAGATGATGTCAAGGTGACAGAGCAGCTGCTTGACCTGGTGTTTTATTTGCTAATTGTTCTTGGTGGTTATAAACAG GAAACCCGTAATGACTCCATGCCCCTTATGCATTCAGCAATGGTGGCATGCAGTCTATATCTATTAACAGGATGTATATGTTCACAATGGCCAGATCTTGCTCATGTATTGCTTGCACACCCTAAG GTTGACGTATTTATGGATGCTGCTTTTGGAGCAGTTCTTGTAGCCATTAGGTTTCTCGACATCAAGCTGTCAGCTCAATATCCTGTTTCATGCATGAAATCAAATCTGACTGCTGAACAAATAGTTAACTATCTCTGCCAGCAATGTGAGGCTTCTTTACAGTTTCTTCAATCATTGTGCCAACAAAAAATGTTTCTGGAGCGCCTACTCAGGAATAAG GAACTATGTGAAAAGGGTTGTGTTCTGTTTTTGGCGCGAGCCATCTTGAAGCTAAATGTCACACCACCTTTTGTAGAATCCTCTAGAGTTGTGGCTGCTGTATCTAGGCTGAAAGCTAAAGTCCTATCAATT CTGTTGAGTCTGTGTGAATCAGAAAGCCTCTCTTACTTGGATGACGTTGCTAGTTCACCAGGGAGCCTGGATTTGGCAAAATCTGTAGCTTTAGAG GTTTTTGGGTTATTGAAGACTGAGCTTGGTAGAGATCCCAAACATCTTGCTTCCTGCTCTGACAGATGTTACCCCATGGGTTTTTTACAACTCAATGCAATGCGCCTAGCTGACATCTTCTCAGATGATTCAAACTTTCATTCTTACATTACAATATACTTT aCAAAAGTTCTGACTGCAATATTTTCACTTCCTCATGGAGATTTCGTATCTAGTTGGTGTTCTTCTAACCTCCCAGTAAGGGAAGACGATTCTACTCTTGAGTATGATTCATTTGCAGCAGCTGGATGGGTTTTGGATAAATTTTCATCATTGGACCaaccaaatgaaacaaatttGGAATTTACTTTAATTCCCAATAGCATACGTCAGGCTTCCTATGCGCATCAGAGAACATCATTATTTGTCAAAATAATAGCAAATCTTCATTGTTTTAATCCCAACATCTGTGAAG AGCAGGAGCGGAACCTCTTCCTTCACAAGTTTGTAGAGTGCTTGAAAATGGATCTATCAAAATCATTGCCTGGTTTCTCCTTTACTTCTGATGCTCCAAAAGCTGCCAGTGTTTGCAGGAATCTGC GTTCATTGCTAAGTCATGCAGAATCTTTAATTCCTAATTTTTTGAACGAGGAAGATGTACAGCTTCTAAG GGTGTTCTTTAACCAATTACAATCATTAATTACTTCTGCTGACTTTGAGGAAAAACAAGTGCAG GAGGCTCAGAGTCCAGAGGGATGCTCATCACCTTTTCTGAGGAAAGAACCTCCAAATTCTAATGGCCAACATGGTAACTTAGAGAAGGAAATGTTCAAGGATTCTGCTTTTCAAGAAATGGACCAGTTTTGCATCAAAAGTGGACATGTGGAACATGGTGATGATATGATAACGCAAGATAGGAGGGAGGGTAAAGGTATATCCAGTACAAGAGCATCTGAAGGTTTGAGAGAAATGGACAGAGATGCTCAGAATATTGAAACAAGTGGTTCAGATACGAGTTCCACTAGAGGAAAGAATGCCATTGATCAAATGGACAATGGTGAGTTCCTGAAATCAAGTGAGTACGTAAAAGAAAGTGGATCTGGTGGAGATACAGAGGACAAACAAGTTGAAACCATTCAATGTGAAGAAAAGCAGCAAAGAAAACGGAAACGAACTTTAATGAATGATAGACAGATGAATATGATCGAGAGGGCTCTCTTAGATGAACCTGATATGCAGAGAAACGCAGCTTCCGTACAATCATGGGCTCATAAAATAAGTCTTCAT GGTTCAAAGGTTACATCTGCACAGCTAAAGAACTG GCTGAACAACCGGAAAGTCAGGCTAGCTCGTGCCCGTGCGGCTAAGGCTGTTCGTGCAGCACTAGAGGTTGAAAATGGTCTTCAAGACAAGCACAGTTCACTGAGACTAGCCAATGACTCACCTGAGAGTCCTGGTGAAGATTCTTATGTCCCAAGAGATGCTTTTGGAGATCCTCAAAGCATTCTGGGAGCTAGTGATGGTGAAAACTCTATGATTGTCCAGTCAAACTTTATTGTTGTTGGCCGCGCAGATTTTGTCCAGTGCAAGCCAGGTCAGTGTGTAATGTTTGTAAATGTGAAAGGAGAGGAGATTGGTAAGGGAAAGGTGTATCAGATGCATGGTGAATGGTATGGATGGAAGTTGAAGGAACGAAAGACATGCGTGCTGGATGTTTATGAGCTTAAGGTTGAGAAAGGGACTATTCTTCCTCACCCTTCTAAATCTACAGGCATGTCATTTGAAGAGGCTGAAACAAAGATAGGGGTAGTTAGAGTGTTGTGGGATTTAAGCAAAATATTCACTATCCGACCTCAGTGA
- the LOC126708729 gene encoding nodulin homeobox-like isoform X5: MAWMLQLIDIKVNIPRFSRMTLAMEEPSCSSAVEAIDLISAVKGLHGLSSLELHKLLRDSENFTIHYLNKKGSSIKILLDDVKVTEQLLDLVFYLLIVLGGYKQETRNDSMPLMHSAMVACSLYLLTGCICSQWPDLAHVLLAHPKVDVFMDAAFGAVLVAIRFLDIKLSAQYPVSCMKSNLTAEQIVNYLCQQCEASLQFLQSLCQQKMFLERLLRNKELCEKGCVLFLARAILKLNVTPPFVESSRVVAAVSRLKAKVLSILLSLCESESLSYLDDVASSPGSLDLAKSVALEVFGLLKTELGRDPKHLASCSDRCYPMGFLQLNAMRLADIFSDDSNFHSYITIYFTKVLTAIFSLPHGDFVSSWCSSNLPVREDDSTLEYDSFAAAGWVLDKFSSLDQPNETNLEFTLIPNSIRQASYAHQRTSLFVKIIANLHCFNPNICEEQERNLFLHKFVECLKMDLSKSLPGFSFTSDAPKAASVCRNLRSLLSHAESLIPNFLNEEDVQLLRVFFNQLQSLITSADFEEKQVQEAQSPEGCSSPFLRKEPPNSNGQHGNLEKEMFKDSAFQEMDQFCIKSGHVEHGDDMITQDRREGKGISSTRASEGLREMDRDAQNIETSGSDTSSTRGKNAIDQMDNGEFLKSSEYVKESGSGGDTEDKQVETIQCEEKQQRKRKRTLMNDRQMNMIERALLDEPDMQRNAASVQSWAHKISLHGSKVTSAQLKNWLNNRKVRLARARAAKAVRAALEVENGLQDKHSSLRLANDSPESPGEDSYVPRDAFGDPQSILGASDGENSMIVQSNFIVVGRADFVQCKPGQCVMFVNVKGEEIGKGKVYQMHGEWYGWKLKERKTCVLDVYELKVEKGTILPHPSKSTGMSFEEAETKIGVVRVLWDLSKIFTIRPQ; the protein is encoded by the exons ATGGCATGGATGCTTCAATTAATTGATATAAAAGTAAACATTCCTAG ATTTTCAAGAATGACGCTTGCTATGGAAGAACCATCATGTAGTTCTGCAGTA GAAGCCATTGACTTAATTTCAGCAGTGAAGGGGTTGCATGGGCTTAGCTCCCTGGAACTTCATAAGTTATTGAGGGACTCCGAAAACTTCACTATTCACTACCTTAATAAAAAGGGGTCATCAATTAAG ATTTTGCTAGATGATGTCAAGGTGACAGAGCAGCTGCTTGACCTGGTGTTTTATTTGCTAATTGTTCTTGGTGGTTATAAACAG GAAACCCGTAATGACTCCATGCCCCTTATGCATTCAGCAATGGTGGCATGCAGTCTATATCTATTAACAGGATGTATATGTTCACAATGGCCAGATCTTGCTCATGTATTGCTTGCACACCCTAAG GTTGACGTATTTATGGATGCTGCTTTTGGAGCAGTTCTTGTAGCCATTAGGTTTCTCGACATCAAGCTGTCAGCTCAATATCCTGTTTCATGCATGAAATCAAATCTGACTGCTGAACAAATAGTTAACTATCTCTGCCAGCAATGTGAGGCTTCTTTACAGTTTCTTCAATCATTGTGCCAACAAAAAATGTTTCTGGAGCGCCTACTCAGGAATAAG GAACTATGTGAAAAGGGTTGTGTTCTGTTTTTGGCGCGAGCCATCTTGAAGCTAAATGTCACACCACCTTTTGTAGAATCCTCTAGAGTTGTGGCTGCTGTATCTAGGCTGAAAGCTAAAGTCCTATCAATT CTGTTGAGTCTGTGTGAATCAGAAAGCCTCTCTTACTTGGATGACGTTGCTAGTTCACCAGGGAGCCTGGATTTGGCAAAATCTGTAGCTTTAGAG GTTTTTGGGTTATTGAAGACTGAGCTTGGTAGAGATCCCAAACATCTTGCTTCCTGCTCTGACAGATGTTACCCCATGGGTTTTTTACAACTCAATGCAATGCGCCTAGCTGACATCTTCTCAGATGATTCAAACTTTCATTCTTACATTACAATATACTTT aCAAAAGTTCTGACTGCAATATTTTCACTTCCTCATGGAGATTTCGTATCTAGTTGGTGTTCTTCTAACCTCCCAGTAAGGGAAGACGATTCTACTCTTGAGTATGATTCATTTGCAGCAGCTGGATGGGTTTTGGATAAATTTTCATCATTGGACCaaccaaatgaaacaaatttGGAATTTACTTTAATTCCCAATAGCATACGTCAGGCTTCCTATGCGCATCAGAGAACATCATTATTTGTCAAAATAATAGCAAATCTTCATTGTTTTAATCCCAACATCTGTGAAG AGCAGGAGCGGAACCTCTTCCTTCACAAGTTTGTAGAGTGCTTGAAAATGGATCTATCAAAATCATTGCCTGGTTTCTCCTTTACTTCTGATGCTCCAAAAGCTGCCAGTGTTTGCAGGAATCTGC GTTCATTGCTAAGTCATGCAGAATCTTTAATTCCTAATTTTTTGAACGAGGAAGATGTACAGCTTCTAAG GGTGTTCTTTAACCAATTACAATCATTAATTACTTCTGCTGACTTTGAGGAAAAACAAGTGCAG GAGGCTCAGAGTCCAGAGGGATGCTCATCACCTTTTCTGAGGAAAGAACCTCCAAATTCTAATGGCCAACATGGTAACTTAGAGAAGGAAATGTTCAAGGATTCTGCTTTTCAAGAAATGGACCAGTTTTGCATCAAAAGTGGACATGTGGAACATGGTGATGATATGATAACGCAAGATAGGAGGGAGGGTAAAGGTATATCCAGTACAAGAGCATCTGAAGGTTTGAGAGAAATGGACAGAGATGCTCAGAATATTGAAACAAGTGGTTCAGATACGAGTTCCACTAGAGGAAAGAATGCCATTGATCAAATGGACAATGGTGAGTTCCTGAAATCAAGTGAGTACGTAAAAGAAAGTGGATCTGGTGGAGATACAGAGGACAAACAAGTTGAAACCATTCAATGTGAAGAAAAGCAGCAAAGAAAACGGAAACGAACTTTAATGAATGATAGACAGATGAATATGATCGAGAGGGCTCTCTTAGATGAACCTGATATGCAGAGAAACGCAGCTTCCGTACAATCATGGGCTCATAAAATAAGTCTTCAT GGTTCAAAGGTTACATCTGCACAGCTAAAGAACTG GCTGAACAACCGGAAAGTCAGGCTAGCTCGTGCCCGTGCGGCTAAGGCTGTTCGTGCAGCACTAGAGGTTGAAAATGGTCTTCAAGACAAGCACAGTTCACTGAGACTAGCCAATGACTCACCTGAGAGTCCTGGTGAAGATTCTTATGTCCCAAGAGATGCTTTTGGAGATCCTCAAAGCATTCTGGGAGCTAGTGATGGTGAAAACTCTATGATTGTCCAGTCAAACTTTATTGTTGTTGGCCGCGCAGATTTTGTCCAGTGCAAGCCAGGTCAGTGTGTAATGTTTGTAAATGTGAAAGGAGAGGAGATTGGTAAGGGAAAGGTGTATCAGATGCATGGTGAATGGTATGGATGGAAGTTGAAGGAACGAAAGACATGCGTGCTGGATGTTTATGAGCTTAAGGTTGAGAAAGGGACTATTCTTCCTCACCCTTCTAAATCTACAGGCATGTCATTTGAAGAGGCTGAAACAAAGATAGGGGTAGTTAGAGTGTTGTGGGATTTAAGCAAAATATTCACTATCCGACCTCAGTGA
- the LOC126708729 gene encoding nodulin homeobox-like isoform X1: MAWMLQLIDIKVNIPRFSRMTLAMEEPSCSSAVEAIDLISAVKGLHGLSSLELHKLLRDSENFTIHYLNKKGSSIKIDMEKLASFLPLHLMAVLMSSDKDETLFRYLLSGIRLLHSLCDLAPRHAKLEQILLDDVKVTEQLLDLVFYLLIVLGGYKQETRNDSMPLMHSAMVACSLYLLTGCICSQWPDLAHVLLAHPKVDVFMDAAFGAVLVAIRFLDIKLSAQYPVSCMKSNLTAEQIVNYLCQQCEASLQFLQSLCQQKMFLERLLRNKELCEKGCVLFLARAILKLNVTPPFVESSRVVAAVSRLKAKVLSILLSLCESESLSYLDDVASSPGSLDLAKSVALEVFGLLKTELGRDPKHLASCSDRCYPMGFLQLNAMRLADIFSDDSNFHSYITIYFTKVLTAIFSLPHGDFVSSWCSSNLPVREDDSTLEYDSFAAAGWVLDKFSSLDQPNETNLEFTLIPNSIRQASYAHQRTSLFVKIIANLHCFNPNICEEQERNLFLHKFVECLKMDLSKSLPGFSFTSDAPKAASVCRNLRSLLSHAESLIPNFLNEEDVQLLRVFFNQLQSLITSADFEEKQVQEAQSPEGCSSPFLRKEPPNSNGQHGNLEKEMFKDSAFQEMDQFCIKSGHVEHGDDMITQDRREGKGISSTRASEGLREMDRDAQNIETSGSDTSSTRGKNAIDQMDNGEFLKSSEYVKESGSGGDTEDKQVETIQCEEKQQRKRKRTLMNDRQMNMIERALLDEPDMQRNAASVQSWAHKISLHGSKVTSAQLKNWLNNRKVRLARARAAKAVRAALEVENGLQDKHSSLRLANDSPESPGEDSYVPRDAFGDPQSILGASDGENSMIVQSNFIVVGRADFVQCKPGQCVMFVNVKGEEIGKGKVYQMHGEWYGWKLKERKTCVLDVYELKVEKGTILPHPSKSTGMSFEEAETKIGVVRVLWDLSKIFTIRPQ, translated from the exons ATGGCATGGATGCTTCAATTAATTGATATAAAAGTAAACATTCCTAG ATTTTCAAGAATGACGCTTGCTATGGAAGAACCATCATGTAGTTCTGCAGTA GAAGCCATTGACTTAATTTCAGCAGTGAAGGGGTTGCATGGGCTTAGCTCCCTGGAACTTCATAAGTTATTGAGGGACTCCGAAAACTTCACTATTCACTACCTTAATAAAAAGGGGTCATCAATTAAG ATTGATATGGAGAAGCTTGCATCATTTCTTCCCTTACACCTTATGGCAGTGCTTATGTCATCTGACAAAGATGAAACCCTGTTCAGATACTTGTTATCCGGCATTCGTCTCTTACATTCATTGTGTGATTTAGCACCTCGACACGCTAAACTTGAGCAG ATTTTGCTAGATGATGTCAAGGTGACAGAGCAGCTGCTTGACCTGGTGTTTTATTTGCTAATTGTTCTTGGTGGTTATAAACAG GAAACCCGTAATGACTCCATGCCCCTTATGCATTCAGCAATGGTGGCATGCAGTCTATATCTATTAACAGGATGTATATGTTCACAATGGCCAGATCTTGCTCATGTATTGCTTGCACACCCTAAG GTTGACGTATTTATGGATGCTGCTTTTGGAGCAGTTCTTGTAGCCATTAGGTTTCTCGACATCAAGCTGTCAGCTCAATATCCTGTTTCATGCATGAAATCAAATCTGACTGCTGAACAAATAGTTAACTATCTCTGCCAGCAATGTGAGGCTTCTTTACAGTTTCTTCAATCATTGTGCCAACAAAAAATGTTTCTGGAGCGCCTACTCAGGAATAAG GAACTATGTGAAAAGGGTTGTGTTCTGTTTTTGGCGCGAGCCATCTTGAAGCTAAATGTCACACCACCTTTTGTAGAATCCTCTAGAGTTGTGGCTGCTGTATCTAGGCTGAAAGCTAAAGTCCTATCAATT CTGTTGAGTCTGTGTGAATCAGAAAGCCTCTCTTACTTGGATGACGTTGCTAGTTCACCAGGGAGCCTGGATTTGGCAAAATCTGTAGCTTTAGAG GTTTTTGGGTTATTGAAGACTGAGCTTGGTAGAGATCCCAAACATCTTGCTTCCTGCTCTGACAGATGTTACCCCATGGGTTTTTTACAACTCAATGCAATGCGCCTAGCTGACATCTTCTCAGATGATTCAAACTTTCATTCTTACATTACAATATACTTT aCAAAAGTTCTGACTGCAATATTTTCACTTCCTCATGGAGATTTCGTATCTAGTTGGTGTTCTTCTAACCTCCCAGTAAGGGAAGACGATTCTACTCTTGAGTATGATTCATTTGCAGCAGCTGGATGGGTTTTGGATAAATTTTCATCATTGGACCaaccaaatgaaacaaatttGGAATTTACTTTAATTCCCAATAGCATACGTCAGGCTTCCTATGCGCATCAGAGAACATCATTATTTGTCAAAATAATAGCAAATCTTCATTGTTTTAATCCCAACATCTGTGAAG AGCAGGAGCGGAACCTCTTCCTTCACAAGTTTGTAGAGTGCTTGAAAATGGATCTATCAAAATCATTGCCTGGTTTCTCCTTTACTTCTGATGCTCCAAAAGCTGCCAGTGTTTGCAGGAATCTGC GTTCATTGCTAAGTCATGCAGAATCTTTAATTCCTAATTTTTTGAACGAGGAAGATGTACAGCTTCTAAG GGTGTTCTTTAACCAATTACAATCATTAATTACTTCTGCTGACTTTGAGGAAAAACAAGTGCAG GAGGCTCAGAGTCCAGAGGGATGCTCATCACCTTTTCTGAGGAAAGAACCTCCAAATTCTAATGGCCAACATGGTAACTTAGAGAAGGAAATGTTCAAGGATTCTGCTTTTCAAGAAATGGACCAGTTTTGCATCAAAAGTGGACATGTGGAACATGGTGATGATATGATAACGCAAGATAGGAGGGAGGGTAAAGGTATATCCAGTACAAGAGCATCTGAAGGTTTGAGAGAAATGGACAGAGATGCTCAGAATATTGAAACAAGTGGTTCAGATACGAGTTCCACTAGAGGAAAGAATGCCATTGATCAAATGGACAATGGTGAGTTCCTGAAATCAAGTGAGTACGTAAAAGAAAGTGGATCTGGTGGAGATACAGAGGACAAACAAGTTGAAACCATTCAATGTGAAGAAAAGCAGCAAAGAAAACGGAAACGAACTTTAATGAATGATAGACAGATGAATATGATCGAGAGGGCTCTCTTAGATGAACCTGATATGCAGAGAAACGCAGCTTCCGTACAATCATGGGCTCATAAAATAAGTCTTCAT GGTTCAAAGGTTACATCTGCACAGCTAAAGAACTG GCTGAACAACCGGAAAGTCAGGCTAGCTCGTGCCCGTGCGGCTAAGGCTGTTCGTGCAGCACTAGAGGTTGAAAATGGTCTTCAAGACAAGCACAGTTCACTGAGACTAGCCAATGACTCACCTGAGAGTCCTGGTGAAGATTCTTATGTCCCAAGAGATGCTTTTGGAGATCCTCAAAGCATTCTGGGAGCTAGTGATGGTGAAAACTCTATGATTGTCCAGTCAAACTTTATTGTTGTTGGCCGCGCAGATTTTGTCCAGTGCAAGCCAGGTCAGTGTGTAATGTTTGTAAATGTGAAAGGAGAGGAGATTGGTAAGGGAAAGGTGTATCAGATGCATGGTGAATGGTATGGATGGAAGTTGAAGGAACGAAAGACATGCGTGCTGGATGTTTATGAGCTTAAGGTTGAGAAAGGGACTATTCTTCCTCACCCTTCTAAATCTACAGGCATGTCATTTGAAGAGGCTGAAACAAAGATAGGGGTAGTTAGAGTGTTGTGGGATTTAAGCAAAATATTCACTATCCGACCTCAGTGA